The following proteins are encoded in a genomic region of Nicotiana sylvestris chromosome 4, ASM39365v2, whole genome shotgun sequence:
- the LOC104247990 gene encoding polygalacturonase-2-like, with amino-acid sequence MAHLRNLFILFTIFMIIISLSSCSSNIKFYDEDTLREAQDHNMNLEREFGYDFQAYPSNYFNTIDLEDNNNYYDQISRFNRFKNLEKDEAVGVTTINVESFGAKGDGNTDDTYAFQKAWKAVCLSSTAVNFMVPQNKKYLLKQIKFSGPCKSFITMQISGTLLASDKTSDYNKDSRHWLQFDSVQNLVVEGEGVINGNGKIWWQNSCKINKKLPCKHAPTALTFYNCNNLKLRDLKIEDAQQMHVSFERCSRVEVTKLFVSAPENSPNTDGIHITNTQYITISGCTIGTGDDCISIESGSRNVQAKDITCGPGHGISIGSLGDGNSEAHVSNILVNGTKLTGTSNGLRIKTWQGGSGSASNIKFENVVMNGVKNPIIIDQNYCDQDSPCKEQDSAVQVKNVIYQNIKGTSATNEAINFDCSKNFPCQRIMLQNINLVGEDDETSKAVCNHVNFVNISAVSPKCPQMN; translated from the exons ATGGCCCATCTAAGGAATCTCTTCATATTATTCACTATTTTTATGATTATTATATCACTTTCATCTTGCAGCAGCAACATTAAATTCTATGATGAAGATACATTAAGAGAAGCTCAAGATCATAACATGAATCTTGAAAGGGAATTTGGTTATGATTTTCAAGCTTATCCTTCTAATTATTTCAACACCATTGATCTTGAAGATAACAACAATTATTATGATCAAATTAGTAGATTTAATAGATTCAAGAATTTGGAGAAAGATGAAGCAGTTGGGGTTACAACAATAAATGTGGAGAGTTTTGGAGCTAAAGGTGATGGAAATACAGATGATACATAT GCATTTCAAAAAGCATGGAAAGCAGTTTGTTTGTCTTCAACTGCAGTGAACTTTATGGTACCCCAAAACAAGAAATATCTTCTCAAACAAATCAAATTTTCTGGGCCATGCAAATCTTTCATCACAATGCAG ATTTCTGGAACTTTATTAGCATCTGATAAGACTTCAGATTACAACAAAGATAGCAGACATTGGCTTCAATTTGATAGTGTTCAAAACTTGGTTGTTGAAGGAGAAGGAGTTATCAATGGCAATGGGAAAATTTGGTGGCAAAATTCTTGCAAGATTAATAAAAAATTG CCGTGCAAGCATGCACCCACG GCCCTAACATTCTACAACTGCAACAATTTGAAATTGAGGGACCTTAAAATAGAAGATGCACAACAAATGCATGTCTCATTTGAGAGatgctctagagttgaagttacAAAACTGTTTGTGAGTGCTCCAGAAAATAGCCCTAACACTGATGGCATTcatataacaaacacccaatacaTCACAATTTCTGGTTGTACCATTGGCACAG GTGATGATTGCATCTCAATTGAGAGTGGATCCAGAAATGTTCAAGCCAAAGACATTACTTGTGGACCAGGTCATGGAATAAG TATTGGAAGTTTGGGAGATGGAAATTCAGAAGCTCATGTGTCTAATATTTTAGTGAATGGAACTAAGCTCACTGGAACCTCAAATGGACTTAGGATCAAGACTTGGCAG GGAGGATCCGGAAGTGCAAGCAATATAAAGTTTGAAAATGTGGTGATGAATGGTGTCAAAAACCCCATTATTATAGACCAAAACTATTGTGATCAAGATTCTCCATGCAAAGAACAG GATTCAGCAGTTCAAGTAAAAAATGTGATTTATCAAAACATCAAAGGCACAAGCGCGACGAATGAAGCTATAAATTTTGACTGCAGCAAAAATTTTCCATGTCAAAGAATTATGTTGCAGAATATAAACTTGGTTGGGGAAGATGATGAAACTTCAAAAGCTGTTTGCAACCATGTCAATTTTGTCAATATTTCAGCTGTCTCTCCAAAATGTCCTCAAATGAATTAA